CCTGGGGGTCCAGCACCACCAGCAATGGCTTCTTGTCGAAGTGCCACAAGTCCCGTATGTACTTGATGACCGCCGGATCTAGTAGCGAGGGGTGGTGCAGCGAGTACCACGGCATGTTGGATGCCAGGCGGTTGAAGGTCTCCTCTTTGGCAGCAGTCCACGGGACGTGGCGATCGGTCACCGGCAGCCAGACGACCTCGTAGCTGCGGTCGACCTTCCCATGATGCGCCTCGTTGTAGATCTGTATGAGAACGAAGAGCTCCTCGTGGATGATGTCGAGGTCGGAGATAAACAACATCACGATCTTCCGCCTCAGCACGTCGACGCTGACTCTTCTCTTCGTGGAGCCGTCGATGAGGGGCAGATCATCCTTGGAAGAGATCAGCGCCCGGAGGATCTTCAAGTTATCGATGTGTACAGTCTCAAAGAGCCGCACCAGGGTCTGGTAAGCTTCGATGTGTTTCTTCTCACCTGAATCGAAAGCAATCGCTTTGGGTTCTACCCATACTTGATTCTAAGCAGAAGCTGATCCGAGAATCGTTTACCGATGTGTCGATTGCACAGATCAAGTTGCTTGGTGAGGTGCCCATGAATGCTGCCAACTTTGTGGGCCAAGCTCGAGAGCTCCCATACTTCACTGGTGGAGCTGATGTACCTGCGAATCAAGGGAAGAAGGATGAGCTGATGTACTTGGCATTTCATGGAAGGAAGGGATAGAGCTTACTCGTGACCGAGGCCAATGAGGGAAACGATTTGAGAAGCGCAAGCAACGACGCTTCTGATGGTCCAGTAGACAGCGGTGGGGACGTGCGCTAGGGCCATGGCCATGGCAGGGGTGTCAGGCGAAATGTACTCGGACGGAAGCTCCTTGAACTGGATGATGCACTTGGTGACATCCAGCATTGCCTTGATGAGGTTGTTGATGGTGTCGAAGCGGGGCTTGAGGGCGTCGGTGTGCTCCAGGATGTCAGGCAGCTGCTTGAGGAGGGCGACGGACTTGGCCAGAGGATTGATGGTGTGGAGCTGGGCGGTGAGCCAAAACTCTCCATAGCTCACGGCAAACGCTGCGAGGGCTATCACAACCTTCGCATCCCAAGTGTAGTTCGCCAGCGAGTTGAGCAGAACCAGCGTCGTCCCGTGCGCATCGCCGCCGCCGGAGCACTTGCAGGTAATCTATCACACATCGTTCAGCAGCTTAATTAGATCACGTCGAGAAAGAAAAGCAGCAGCAGGAAGCAACTATTACCTCGCATGAAATCCTGTGAATGGTGTACGCAAGCGCTTCGAGCATGCCGCCGACCTCAACATGGTGCGCCTTGTCGTCCACCGGTTCCAGCTGCGCTTGTGGCGTCTGCTCAATGCCGGATCAAGAACACACAAGATTGGATCAAGCAACATGGAAGATGGGTCTAAATGACAAAAGGAGAGAGTACCACGATGACGGTAGGCGTAGCCCTCTGCAGCACGTCCTCCACGATTCGCAAGAGGGGGCGCGTATTGATGTCCCGGCCGTCGGGGGAGTGGGTGGCGAGGATCTGCTTCATCACCACGCTATCGTCcgaagaggagaagaggtggcGATCCGCCTTGATCATGTGCGTCTTCGCTGCTGTCGTCAACGCCATTGCTGAGGACAACGAGGACCAAATTCGAGGTGGCTGTGGAGTGCAATTGCCGGAACACACACGTATATATAGTAGCtagggaggggagagagagagagcacaaggAAACACACAGAATAAAGATGGCAGCGGAACAGCTGCTTTGGACCCTAAAGCTCCAATGAACCGACTACCTTGCTTCACGGCCGGGGCTTCGCAAAGATCCTTAAGGCACGAGACTATTCGATAGATTTGGGCGCATGTGGGGCACCTGAGCTGCCCTTTACAGTCCTAAAGCGAAGCCTCCTGATTCCCTAAGCTAATGCGCAGAGCAACCTCGAGCATCCATGGAGATGAACAAGCTCTGCATCAGCTTGGTAAGAAGATGAAGAGGCCTAAGAATAGTCCTGTGCTTCCGCTTCACATGTCAATTGCAATAGTAGAAGATTAAGTTCTTTGCTCATGAAGTCTCTCCCAAGAACAACCTCAACAAGCTCTGTATCAGCTTGCTGGGGAGAGTCACTGGCAGATGAAGGGGCCTAAGAAAAGTGCTGTGCTTCTTCTTCACATCAATTCATGTTACATTATACTGAAGCACTTTTTCCTGCTTTCTTCTTGCCATATGATTTGAAGTTACTGTGGATTGGCAGAGAATGATTCATGCAGAGTGGGCATTGAGAGGACATGCAACAAAAACTTGATACTGGAAATAGAGCAGGGAATATAATGCATCCATGGGGTCTACCTCTGTGATAAGAAATGCTTGGACAAATCACTTGATGCAACATAGTAGATGAGCATCTAACTTTTGAGTAGAATGAATGATTGATGTTTGATCCTTTCTTCTGTCTGTTGTCAGTGATTGAAGGCACAGCTTCCTTTCTGAATCCATCATCTTGATAACATTGAATGAATTGCTGATCATGATTGTTGTTGTGAAGCATTAAAGTTGCGAGCCACACAGAATTCTCAGCCCATTGCAAGTAAATGATTCAGAATCCTCTGTGCCATTGGTACAGTTGTTTCTTCACTatacatacaagaaaaaattCCATATACAAGAAAATTGTAACAATTAAGATTCAGttcaaaagaaaatgaaaataagACAAGAAAAACCATAATGGAGAGCtaattaaaattaaatgtttCCTTTAATTCTCCATATATAAGATGGGTACGGTTCTCTTCTACAGTATCACAGAGCTCACATTGAAGCTGAATCATTCATCAGATATATGAGTAAATTTAGTCCAATAGAATAATTGAACTCCTTGACTCGATGAGTTTGAACATCTGATTAACATACTTAAATTGTTAATGATAGTATGTATCTCCACCGAATTCTTATAAACTGATTGAAATCTCATCTCAGTGAGACCCAATCGAGGTGTTATGACCCTCCTACTTTGAGTCAATTTAACTCAAGATTCAAATATAGCTCAAAGTTAAATCGTTTTATGGTGCATGTGAGATCTAACCTAATAGTTATACTCCAGTGATGTGCCTTAGTCATTACCAACAGGATTATGTGATTCTGCTGAGGATTGATAATGTTTTCTGCTAGTGTTTTGTATTTTTTGTTGGCTTGCTATGATTAGTTTAGATTGGGACTAACTATTCCTCTAGGAACTGTACAGGTCATGAGGTAGCTGCTTCAGCCTAAaccactaagagagagagagagagagagagagagagagagagagagatgagaaatCCAATCACTCCACACATTAACTACACTCTGTAAATGATCATCACCTGACAATTTTAGCTTGAAGATCTCCAACAGGGCGCCTACTATTGGTTTTCACTCTCCTCTTCGAGCATGTGTTGTTGATAGGGGTTAATCCTCTAGTTAGTTTATCTTTAGTGTTGTAATCCTTatgctttaaaaaattatattgatatctttataattatgaaagtgaaatatttaaatctatttaTCCAAACGATGATAGTCTTACAGATGAAAACATAAAAACACAAAGGGACGGGCGATGATAAGATTGGCGACACATTTCTCGTGGAGGTAAATGGCATCGCGATGTGAGCATACTTTATCATCATCGAAGGTGGCCAAGCAACTACATTGGCATCGATGCCAGCAACGTGTCGTTCGTTATCACCGATATCGTCTATCAtcaaacgttaaaattatctttttatcctttatttttatatttccatTGGTAAAACTGATATCATTAAGGTAAATAGACctagatgttttactttcataattatagaaatatcaatataactttttaaagtgtaTGATTCGAAATACCAAAGGTAGCTAATATagtggataatatgtaattatctctataaatagtgatcggTGTGAATGTCTCTTTTgttctaaaataaaatattaaattattctttTGTTGGTGTAAGTAGCAAATTGACAAATATGTTTCTTGAGATACTAATCCAGTTGGCATTGACATTAGAGTGTCTGTGAATAATCTTTTTCTATTCGAATATCTCatcatattaatgatttattcatattcaatataatgtcataattaatttattaatttattaagtttaaattataaaataaaatacttaatttcAAATTAGTGATATTATATACCTAAATCTTATTATTTAATTCAAATCATCtgtcataaatttttttatatga
The window above is part of the Musa acuminata AAA Group cultivar baxijiao chromosome BXJ2-6, Cavendish_Baxijiao_AAA, whole genome shotgun sequence genome. Proteins encoded here:
- the LOC135614462 gene encoding protein SIEVE ELEMENT OCCLUSION B-like; this translates as MALTTAAKTHMIKADRHLFSSSDDSVVMKQILATHSPDGRDINTRPLLRIVEDVLQRATPTVIVTPQAQLEPVDDKAHHVEVGGMLEALAYTIHRISCEITCKCSGGGDAHGTTLVLLNSLANYTWDAKVVIALAAFAVSYGEFWLTAQLHTINPLAKSVALLKQLPDILEHTDALKPRFDTINNLIKAMLDVTKCIIQFKELPSEYISPDTPAMAMALAHVPTAVYWTIRSVVACASQIVSLIGLGHEYISSTSEVWELSSLAHKVGSIHGHLTKQLDLCNRHIGEKKHIEAYQTLVRLFETVHIDNLKILRALISSKDDLPLIDGSTKRRVSVDVLRRKIVMLFISDLDIIHEELFVLIQIYNEAHHGKVDRSYEVVWLPVTDRHVPWTAAKEETFNRLASNMPWYSLHHPSLLDPAVIKYIRDLWHFDKKPLLVVLDPQGKVVCPNALHMVWIWGSQAFPFTSNREEALWKEELWRLEFLVDEIDPIMLGWVKEGRHVCLYGGEKIEWIREFTNVMKRVSQEANIPIEMVYVGKSNPKERVKKAINVIANEKLSGYWQDPVMVWFFWVRLESMWHSKMQSGRTIDNDPIMREVMTMLSFDGSDDGWAIISHGSMDMVKSHGRKIIDCLLQFDSWKGSVQEQGFVPALTGALEPYHTHEHCTRLILPGDTGRITEQVVCAECNRPMEKFVLYRCCND